CAGCATCTACCATCAAATGCAACGTAGATAAAAAGTTTTTGAGTAGACTTTGCTCTCCGGTGTGCAGTGTTTTAACACCCTCACAATCCAAAGTGGGGAGCCATTGGTCGTAAACTTCAGTGACCTCAATTGCCATCGGACTATCGAGAAAAATTTGCCAATTATCAAGCTCTCCAGCTTGTTGTAACTTTCCAAGATAGAGCAACAGCTCCTGCGCTCTACCCACTGCAAATGCGGGGATCATCACGTTACCACCTCTTGCGAAAGCATCATCCAAAATAGCTTTCAGTTGCGTTTGTGTATCACCTAACGACTTGTGGTCACGGTCCCCATAAGTGCCTTCCATCAATACAATATCAGCTTGTTCTAGCAACGCGGGGGCATTCATCAATAGCGTATCTTTATTGCCAAGATCCCCAGAAAAAACTAATTTTTTCTGCTTACCCTGATCATCAAATGTTAGTTCTGTGATTGCCGAGCCTAGTATATGCCCTGCATCGTGAAAACACAGACTTGCTCCTTTTGCAATCTTGACTTCTTGCATATAGGTTAGAGGTTTGAGGCAATCCAAAACGTCCAGTACATCTTCTTTGGTATACTGTGCGGGAATATCATCTAGACCCTTACGTGCGCGCTTTCTGTTTTCTCTACGCAAATCATTTTCGTATAAACTTAACGCATCAAACAGCATGATAGGTAACAGCTGTGACGTTGCTTCTGTGCAATAAATCGGCCCTGCAAAGCCATCATGTAACAAACAAGGTAACCTGCCTGAATGATCTAAGTGAGCATGGGAGAGAATAACCATATCAATGCTATTTGGATTAAATTCAAATTGCTCGCGCGAGATAAGGTGTTTTGCTCTCATTCCTTGGTGCATACCACAATCTAGTAGTACATCACCTAATGAAGGTGAGCTAATGAGGTGGCAAGACCCGGTAACTTCTTGCGCGGCCCCGTAGAAAGTAATTGTTGCCATTGCTTTTACTCAACGATTTAGCAGCGGGGTTAATGGTTAACCCCTCGGATTTATGTAAGTTTAGTTACAAAAACCCGAGTTGCTTATGCGCTGCATCAAAATAGTTGTCGCAACTAGCTTTATGGGCACATATAGCTCTGACGATTTATCTCTTCCGAATCCACAAAGCGGTGTACTTAGTCGATTCTGAATATTGACTTTTTCGTGCTCAGACATGTTGAATTAAATCATTCAGACCCAAATGACCGTTTTGTTTCATGTGTCCTATAATTGGAATAGGCTTTGCGCCTGCCCATGATGCGCTGAAACGATATCAACAAGCTCAAATTGCAAGTTTGGTTGTGCGATACAAAAAGTTGCAATTTGAGCGTAGTCAGATTGTTTATAACTTTAAGTAATTCAATAAATTAAATTGCTACAGGGTGGACAACTTATGCACAGCGGATACTACTTGTTTATTTCATAAGCTTCAGCAACACTGCTGACCGCATTAGCATGCCAAACCTAATCAAAAGCTGGGCCAAGAGATGTAATAAGGGCTCATATAGAGCCACTTAACTACTATGGAGAATGGACAAAAAGAATGTTAGTTAGCTCTATTTCTGAACAACACTATCGGCCAAAATAGTAACAACCATGCAAATGAACCTGAACTAGAGTTAGTCTCTGGCTCTGGTTTTATTGTCACAGGAGGTTCTTGTCCATCAGAAATGACTTTCAGATTAAAACCAGTTGACACCTTGTCTGATGGGTTTTCTATATCTGCGACAGTCACCGTGACTTCGGTATCCCCATGAAAATGAGCCTCAGGTAGAATGGTGACAGTATCTCCATCGACTTCGACATTAAAATGCTCTCCTGCCACAAGAATTTCATTCGCAGTGTTGTATTCGTCAATATAATGCACTTCAAATGATATTGACTCATTTTCTGCGGTTTCCAAATCATTCAGCGGAGCCAGTGTGATGTTACTGGGCACGGATAAATTGTGTGACTTAACTACGCTTTCCATACCATCGATTTCAATATTGGCGACGAAATTCAATTCTCGACCAACTGATGCGGGAGTGATGTCCGCCCATACTGTAATTTCAAATCGTGAAGACTCTGGCCCGATATAGTCTAGGCACAAGACCATACCATCTTTAACGACACGATCTACTTCATTGAAATTTATAGTGCGTCCCAAATACCCCTCAAGTGGCCCACGAAAATGTAGTGCCCCTTTGAAGCCTTGGATCCCGATACTACCTCTACGGTCTGTTGAGCCAAAATCAATATTATCGTAAGCAAGGTATATTTCGTGTTGATTGCCACCAAAGCGTGTATTTGCATTAAAGATGACTTCGAAATCAAACGAATTATCACGCTTTTGCCATTGATATTGTCCCGTACCTTGGTCATAGATTGGGTCACCATAATCCGAAGCATTATCCCATTCAACAATTCCCCAACCAGTCGCTGTTGTAGCAAGCGTAATCCCTTCCGACTGGCTTAAACCAAGGCTCATTACATCCATAGCATACCCAGGAAACCAACCTCTCCATAATGCGCTTAGCCCTTCATAAGGAAAGCTTTCATAAGGATATTTATCATGGAAAGGGAAGAATTGAGGACCTGGTCCGAAATCAAGCTTACCGTTAGGTCGCACCGTTATAAGGCCAAAACCAGTATTCACTGCCTCTGCATTGTTATACAAGCTTAGGTTGTCATAACTACCATCAAACAATGCTTTTACTGGAATTTCATAGCCTTTACGAAAGGTTATTTGATTTTTTTCATCAAAACCGGACAGTAGTGGCACTAACCCAAACTCTCGAAGATCAACATACCCACCTGGATTCGAGTTACCAAAGTCAGGCACACGACAAAACTCATCCGATATATTATTAGTGACGATGTAATCTGGAGTAACATCTCTGGTGTCTTTTTGCAGGCCAGATATCACTAATTTTCCTTCAGCCAATTCGATATTTACATCACTTCGCGAACTCTTTACTTTTTGTTTATCGACATGTAATCCCTCGGGGATATCAATACTAAAGGTGAAGTTACGATCCTGCCCGCTATTGTTTTCTAGTACTTCTAAGGTGAAAGGAACTGAATCGCCAATTTTAGCGCGAGTCTGTGGCACATCTAGGTGGACACGATCCGTGCTACGTTTTAGATCAAGTGGAATTGAACCTAAGTTGCTTGAATTCACTGCTGAAGAACCAACATCTATCACGCTGTAATAGACATCTTCTTCCGCCATATCAATATCCCAAGCAATCTTCATATCTACTTTATTATTACCGTCACTTGTGGGTAAAGACGCTGTAATTTCATTACTTACCTGACTGCCTACTACAGCTACCGCATATTTGAAGGTTTCTTCTAGCCCAACATATCCTTCTTCACGGTTGTTATACAGCATGTACCAATATTCTCCCTCCTCTGGGTTGTTAATATTACAAAAGTTATGGTAGATACTATGATTTGACACGCACAAAATTTCGTCTTGTGGCTGGATAATACCGTCACTATTGTAGTCTTTACCCACAAAAATGAGAGGGTTTCCTATTTTTAAACTTTTCTTTAATTGAGATTTTTCAACATCAAGTAGCTCCACCACTAAACGCTTAGCATTTCGGGCAACGCTAATAAAACCTGTATGTACCGCTTCGTCAATAATGTCTTCTTCACTGACCTCGCCAACACGATGTAATGACCAAGGAAAGATGCGATCATCGTCTTTGGGTAACACAACCGTTCTTATATCTGCTTTTTCTGGCCGATACGCTTGAGCTATAGGGGAGTCAACCAAAGGAAATACCATTCCTTTGGCAATATAAATATCCTGGTTTGCATGTGCAACCACGTTCAAACGCGAAGGCAAATCACCACGATCATATTTGAATGCGACGGGCCAGTGCGCTTCTGGAATATTCGCTTCTTGAGCTTTGAAAACTAAGTTGGTGTGTAACTCCACCTCCGAGTTGCTAAACCAATCTTGAGTATCCATCACAGAAGCTTTAACTATGATAGTTTGCGTTTCACCGGCTTTCAAAGAGAATGTATCGGGTAAAATCTCAATGTTTACACCGTTTTGAGCCGATTGTTGGCGCATATCATACGCCCAGTTAACAACATCTTCGTGACTAACATTCCAAGTTCCATCTTTCGTGGCTTTGACTGTACGTATCCATTGACATTCTGGTGCACAAGCAAAGTTAACTAGATTTGGCATATTTAGCTTATGTGGCGTACCACCATTGAAAGGATCTGCGGCAAAGAAGTTATCTACGGTTTCATCCATCACTAAACCTGATTTAACCGCATTTGCAACATTGATTCGCCCCGCACCTGCTCGGTAGATTTGAGCTTTGTCAAACTCCCCCCCTTTTTGGTTCAAACGATAATATTTCACTGTATTATCAGCTGTCATCACTAGTGCTGACTGAACCTCAGCCGCACTCCATTCTGGATGAGCTTGACGGATAAGTGCCATTGCACCAGCAACATGGGGAGATGCCATTGAAGTGCCACTGCTCATAGAATAATCCATACCGTAAGGCTCTGGTACAAAAGGATGTTCATCGGAGTATGCTGCATAGATAGAGACTCCAGGGGCTGCTAATGTTGGAGCTAAAATCTCAATATTATCAAATGAAGGTCCTCGTGATGAAAATTCAGCTAACCAATCGGCATCAGCATTATCAATATGTCGCCCAACTTCGGTAGCGTTAATCGTGATCATATGACCTTTTTCAGTACTACTATCAACCCAATCTGCAAGCCCCTTATTTGCTTCTACACCGTACCATTGGTCATAAGTAAAATGGACACTGGGTAAAGAATAGTTTTCTGGAACAGTACCTTGAGTGCGATTTTTATTGTACAAAATAAAACCATCAGCGCCGCCAGACTTAACATTCTCTACTTTAGCTGTGCGGGCATTAGCATCAGGGTCTTGAGGATCATGACGTTGACAGATAACAATAACATTCGTTTCTCCTTCAGCAGCACCTGGTATCTCTGTTCCATCTTTAAAGAAATTAAAAGTACTTGGCGCGAATTTATTAACACAGTAGCCATTACTGTCCATACTACCATTAGCATCCATATAATCTTTCGCCCAAACAACAACTCCTGTCAGTGCCTTTTTGTTTATTGAGCCACCAACGATCCCAGTGTTAGCCCAGTCCGGAATTTCGCTCCCCATAGTCGGATCTATAAACCCTGCATACTCTACAGGGGTTTCTACTCTAACAGTTCGACCATGAGTTGTTGCTGCAACCTGTGCTAGCCATGGGGAAGAATTATCTAGGTAACCCAAACATTCTTTTGCACCGCAAACATCTGTTCCATCATTGCCAGCCGCCGCCGCTACGTTGATACCCGCTTTTCGTGCTGACAAAAATGCCAACTGCACGGGATCCTCCCATACATTAGAGTCAGCCCCACCGATTGAAAAGTTAATAACGTCAATTCCGTCTGAAATTGCATCTTCAATACCCGCCACTAAAGCTTCCGCCGGACAACCTCTATAGCCACTATCATTTGCAGAATGACACACTTGGTAAGCAACGATATTGGCGTGCGGAGCAACCCCCGAAATTTCAGTAAAAAGACCATCTTTTATTACTTTGCCATCTTGTTCATCACCAATACCTGCGACCATATAAGGCACATCTCTAACAACATTGCCAGCTGCTGTCGATGCTACATGTGAACCATGCCCTTGATAATCCTCACCTATAGCTGGCCAATCAGGGATCATGCTAGCAAATGAGTCCGTTATCACATCGTAAGAACGCACTCCGATCAATTTATCATTACACTGGATGACATCAGCATCCTCCACACAATCACCGACATAATTCCCCGCCCCCCAAGGATTGCTATGATCATAACCATCCCCCGAAATATCAGCAAAAGAAGGGTGATCTGAATTGATCCCTGTATCAATAATACCTATGATTTGACCCTCTCCTTTATACTTCACGCCACTTGAAGAGGCTCCTCCCGACCACACTTCATCAGCTCCAATTTGCTTATGTCCTTGATCTGATAATAAATCATAGTTTTTAGAACGTATCACGGAAGCAACGCTACCCAAGTTTGCTATTCTCATCGCCTCTTGCTCAGTCATTTTCATGGAGAAGCCATTAATTGCTTTCGTGAATCGCTGACGTAGCTTAGTGCGGCCAGTCAACATGCTTATTTCATTTAGTACTTCTTCTTGTTTATCAATCAGTTGAACTTCGTAAGCTTTGAGCGCGTTGGGTATGATTTGACCACGCTGAAACAGTTTATTTGGTGCAGAATGCTGGGTTCGATCTAGCTGAGCGTTTAACTCATTCGCTGCGATTGCCACTGAGGCATCACGTAAGCGAACGATATAAATATGCTCACCACTCATACGCTCGGTAACAAATTTTCTTTTGTGTGTATTTAGATGAACATTCAGCCCCAAACGCGCCGCAATTGGCTGCCCTTGTTGATGAAGTTTTTCTTGTAAGTCTCGTATTTCCTCAAGATTAAAACTTGGTGCTTGCAACATATTCGATGATTGCTCACCTGTTTCATCCAACGCATAAAGCGACCCCGCACAAAAGAGCGCAACACCTACAGCTGCTGCAATTGCTGTTTTTTTCATAATAACCTCTCACCACACAATCTAATTGTCGAATTAATTAAAATAAAAAGTTAACAACTTGATTCAACCACATGAGAATAAGGTGAGCCTAGAAACATCTTGTACACTTTTGTACCCCCCGTTAGCTTTAGAAATAAGGCAATTAAACAAAGCGACGTCTGGTCAGGAAATGAGAGGTATTTTTGTAGCAATTTGTACAGCTATTCTTTGATAACTCGCATTCACAAAAATATAAAAATAAAATAATCAAACACTTAAATTATCATCCCTTAAAATATCACTGACCTAATTTAGTAATGGTTATTATTCAACTGCAAATTGGCTTGCTTAGCCTATGAAAATAGATAGGATTCAATAAAGACTTAATTCGGAACAATCCTGCAATATGAATAAACACCTACTTTATGCTTGCACTTTGTTTTCTGCTCACGGAATGTCACAAAGTCTCAACGCCGAATCTGAGATGTATGTTGGAGTGGATACCTATGAAGCATCGTTAGTTGTTGGATATGGCGGGATAGAAAACCCTTTATTAGGAGCTGAACATTTTAGCTCAATTTTCCTACCTCACTTTGCCTATTATGGCGATAGATGGTACGTCGACGACTTTTCTCTTGGCTATAGCTTGTATCAAGACAAGTCTATTTACATCGATCTAGTCGCCACCTTTAACGAAGACGGCTTCTTCTTTGAGCTTGACGGTGTAGATAAACTATTTACTACTTCCTTAATACGAGATATCCCCAGACCCAACAAGCCTCAACCCTCAGAGCAGACCGCAATAAAACGTAACCTCTCCTATGAAAGTGGGGTCGCATTTGGTTACGCCGCAAAAGATTGGGGAATTGAGCTCACTACTTTGCATGATGTTAGTGGGGTTCATAACAGCTTTGAAAATAAATTAATCGCTTATCATATACAAAGTTTGTATGACGGAGCATTTACCTTAGAGATTGGAGCTACATATAAAGATCGCGATTTAATAGCGTATTATTATCGTCTTAAACCTCATGAAACGGTGACAAAGACTCAACACGACTTACCTAACGAACATGCCATCAATTATCATATAAAACTGGAGTATCAATATCCTATAAATCAGCGCTATCACCTTATGTTTAGTATTTCTAACACTTGGATTGATAGGGATCTCAGTGATACAGCTATGTTTGACCGTGCCCGATACGTATCTGGTTTCACCGGGATTTTAATTAAATTTTAACCCGCTATGTTAATTGGCTTTTTTATCTCTCCTTTTATGCTTTTAACCACTTTCGCAGGTGATGGTGAAACTACGTTAGAAGTTTATCCCCATACCTGCATACAGGGCGAGCATGCTACTAACTGTACGATGGAAATAGAGATCACAGCATCATCGACAAACCACCCTCAGTTATGTTTAGAAATAGCCTTGAAGAAAGAACAGAAAGCATGTTTTAACAGCAACAAAATTTCCGTCACCTATCGCATAACGCTTGAGAGTACGACCACGATTTCGTTGACTAGTAGCAAAGGTGTAGTATTGATAAGTAAGAAACTTAATGTCGGGAAATTAGCTACAAAAAATTACCGGATCAGACGACGCTTTGGGTGGGGAATTTAGCAATGAAGCAAAACATTTTACTCATAGAAGACGACAAAGAGCTAGCCGACTTAATTTCCCGCTTTTTGGATCAAAATGGATTCGAGGTTTTAAAACTAACCAGTATCCGCGAATTTAAAGCAACATGTAGCATTCTCCGCCCAGATCTTATCATATGTGATATTATGTTACCTGATGGAGATGGCTTTAAGCTATTTCCCTTGCTTAAGAAGCACTTCAATTGCCCAATTTTTTTTCTCACTGCATTAGATTCTGATCACTCACAAATCAAAGGGTTAAATATTGGTGCAGATGACTATCTCATCAAACCCATTCACCCCGAGCTGCTATTAGCTCGTATCAATAGCACTTTACGCTTAAAAGGGATGGGAAATGTAACCAAAGTATTAGGGCCATTGACGTTAGATACAGCTCAACGCCAACTGCACTTTAATCACCTTTCATTACATCTGAATGATGATGAGACTCACCTGTTCGAATTGTTTATTCAGGCTTATCCAACACCGTTATCTCGTGAGAATTTATTTAGGGAAGTGATAGGGAGAGAATATGATGGCTTAGATAGGGCAGCAGATTTAAAAGTGAGCCGACTACGAAAAAAAATTCGCACACACGGCCTTAAAGGTCTAGATATTATTTCTGTCCGTGGCGAAGGCTATTTAATTCAAATACCGACTGTGCCAAATGCGTAAACAGTTTATCCGCCTTTATATCTTTATCATTTTTAGTGTAATTGCTGTACTGATCGCATTTGGTCAAATTTATCAAAATTATGTTTTTGAGTCTCCACCAAGTATCACACTGCCAATCACGGAATGGTCTAAGCTAGTTGCAGATAAAACGAATACATTAATTACCCTGCAACGTAATGAACTAGCACTACCAGCAGATCTTGAACGAAAACTATCACAACAACAGATGCTTACCGTTATTCAAGAAGGTAAGAACTATATCTATATTAAGGATTTGAACAAATCGAATGAAGCGATTTATCGGATTGGACCCATAACCATAGCCCCCAACCAAGAAGAACACAGCGTTTATTTTATGCTCGCGTACAGTACCATAGCCCTATTAGTTATGGCATTTATTTGGCCTGTATTTAAAGACTTAGCTAAATTAGAGCACATTGCAAAGCGGTTTTCTCAAGATAAAAAGCCATTTCCCCCCGCATTGAAATCCAGCTCCACAGTGTATTCACTGGCGCAGAGCCTTAGCGAAATGTCGACGCAAATTAGCCTTTTCATTCGGCTTCATGAAGACTTATCTCGGATAATTTCTCATGAAATTAGAACACCACTTTCACGTATGCGCTTTATGTTGTCATTGGACGAAGTGACGGACGAAGAGCTTAGGCAAACCATCAAACGCAATGTTGATGAAATAGAAAACAGACTGACCCAATACTTAGACTTTGCTCGGGTTGAGTATTTAACGCTGCCTATCCACTTCGAACAGTTGGATGCTCAAGAATTTATTAATAGAGAAGTTCAAAAGAATAATCTTTTTACACGCATTGATATCAAAACCAGCATATTAACAAACTCAATATATTGTGAACCGAATAGCTTCGCTATTTTAGTGCAAAACCTGCTTTTTAACGCAGTAAAATATGCACAGAAACAGGTATCGTTAACACTAAAAGAAGCCGATTGCGAACAAGTTCTCGAAATATATGATGACGGTGCTGGTTTGCCCAAAGATGCCGCTTCCTTACTTACTCCATTTTCATCCACAACGCACAGTAATATAGCAAGTGGCTACGGTTTAGGACTATATATAGTGGAAAGAATATGCATTTGGCACGCTGGTAACTTAACTTTACGCAATCATGACCACACTGGCGGTGCATATATCACCGTAAAATGGCCTATAAAAAAGCGTTAAATATTGTATCGCTCAATTATTACCATGTCTTGATTAAAAATTACGAATTAAATGGCACACTTTTGATTTTTTGCGTGACGCAAAAGTGGTTTAAGCGTAAGTGTTTGAGCTCTCAAACACTTACGCTTAATTCTGAGACAGCCTATAAGCCGGGTTCTGTTCACTCCCGAAGGAGATCGATAATCATTCGTCTAGGCCTAGGATCGCTCCTAGGCTCGAGCAACCTACCCGGTTCCGATGCGGGCCACACCATAAGGAACCCTATTTGGTCTTGCTCCGGGTGGAGTTTACCTTGCAACCAACTGTTACCAGTGGCCCGGTGCGCTCTTACCGCACCCTTTCACCCTTACCGGTCCCGAAGGACTTAGGCGGTCTTCTCTCTGCTGCACTTGTCGTAGGCTCACGCCCCCCAGCCGTTAGCTGGCACCCTGCCCATTGGAGCCCGGACTTTCCTCCCCCTGATCATTTTCGTCACAGGCAGCGATTATCCGGCTGACTCAGGCGGGCGATTATACGCACTTTAATGCAATAACGCACGCGATAAATTGCGTGTATTACGCTTCTCGCTCAGCAATGATAGCCTTATACAAGGCGTTCTTTTTTAGCCCTAAATATTCAGCTGCCACACCGCAGGCCTTTTTCAATGGCATTTCTGGCTCTAGTAACTCAATCAGCTTTTTCGCTTCTGGCGTTAATGCTTGTTCATCTCTTTGTTCACCGGGTAGCATCAACACCAGTTCACCTTTTTGCTTTTCAGGCGTTGCGGTTAAAAACTCAATGAGCTCAGTAACCGTGCCACTGAAAAAGGTTTCGTAGGTTTTGGTCAGTTCTTTAGCAAAAACAACTTGTTGTGTTTCGCCCAGCGCGATTTTCATATCTTCTAGACTTGCCATAATGCGGTGGGTGCTTTCGTATAAGATACTGGTGATACCAGAGGCGACTGCATCTTTAAAAAATTGCTGACGCGCTTGGCTTTTTGCAGGTGAAAATCCCACGAATTGGAATTTATCTGTTGGTAAGCCTGAACAACTCACCGCAGCAATGGCGGCACACGCGCCAGGAACGGGAGTCACAGTAGCACCTGCTTCACGGCACAGGTTTACCACGGCATAGCCCGGATCGCTGATAAGCGGCGTACCCGCATCAGACACTAGCGCGATGTCTTTACCTTCGTTTAACCAATCTAAAATTTGCTGCGCTTTTTGCTTCTCGTTGTGATCATGCAGTGCAAAAGTTTTTGCTTTAATGCTAAAGTGGCTCAATAATTTACCGGTGTGGCGCGTATCTTCGGCAGCGATTAAATCGACCTGACTTAACACTTTCAGTGCACGTTCACTGATGTCATCTAAATTACCTATTGGTGTCGCTACAATATGTAGGGTGCCGATTTTGTTTTCGTTGTGAAGATTAGCCATTGAGCTCTCCAATATCAGTCAGTAAGATATCCACTCAGTCGTGAAAAAGAAGGTTTGCCTGTGCAGTTTAAAAAGATAGCGCTTTTAGTTGCCATATTGTCGGGGTTATCCGCTTGTAGTACAAGCACAAATGTCACCAAATCCCCCCAAGAAACTAAAACAACTAAAGCCGTTAGCCAATCGGATGACAATGCCGCGTCGTTATTTGCAAAGGCGCAGAGTAAAGAAGGCGTTGCCAAAATCCAATTGCTATATGCAGCCAGAGACGCTGCTATCTTAGAAAAAGACTGGCAAATGTTAGAGCAAATTGGTTTAGCGATGGAAGCTAAAGCCAGTGTTGATCATATTCAAAACAAATTATACATCGCATATGCTCGCAAAGAATTGTCGCAGTATGCCAATGCGTTAGCCATCCTGAACACGCTAGAGGGTAGGCTCAACACCCCTGA
This portion of the Pseudoalteromonas sp. GCY genome encodes:
- a CDS encoding MBL fold metallo-hydrolase RNA specificity domain-containing protein is translated as MATITFYGAAQEVTGSCHLISSPSLGDVLLDCGMHQGMRAKHLISREQFEFNPNSIDMVILSHAHLDHSGRLPCLLHDGFAGPIYCTEATSQLLPIMLFDALSLYENDLRRENRKRARKGLDDIPAQYTKEDVLDVLDCLKPLTYMQEVKIAKGASLCFHDAGHILGSAITELTFDDQGKQKKLVFSGDLGNKDTLLMNAPALLEQADIVLMEGTYGDRDHKSLGDTQTQLKAILDDAFARGGNVMIPAFAVGRAQELLLYLGKLQQAGELDNWQIFLDSPMAIEVTEVYDQWLPTLDCEGVKTLHTGEQSLLKNFLSTLHLMVDAEDSMAINKISSGALIIAGSGMCTGGRITHHFKHRIWDSRNTIIFVGYQANGTLGRVLVDGAQHVKLFGDDIVVKANIETLNGFSAHAGQAALIEWASYFKSHPKVVLVHGEPDALETLACALEHQHRILANIPTLGETIDF
- a CDS encoding sensor histidine kinase, with the translated sequence MRKQFIRLYIFIIFSVIAVLIAFGQIYQNYVFESPPSITLPITEWSKLVADKTNTLITLQRNELALPADLERKLSQQQMLTVIQEGKNYIYIKDLNKSNEAIYRIGPITIAPNQEEHSVYFMLAYSTIALLVMAFIWPVFKDLAKLEHIAKRFSQDKKPFPPALKSSSTVYSLAQSLSEMSTQISLFIRLHEDLSRIISHEIRTPLSRMRFMLSLDEVTDEELRQTIKRNVDEIENRLTQYLDFARVEYLTLPIHFEQLDAQEFINREVQKNNLFTRIDIKTSILTNSIYCEPNSFAILVQNLLFNAVKYAQKQVSLTLKEADCEQVLEIYDDGAGLPKDAASLLTPFSSTTHSNIASGYGLGLYIVERICIWHAGNLTLRNHDHTGGAYITVKWPIKKR
- the rsmI gene encoding 16S rRNA (cytidine(1402)-2'-O)-methyltransferase, which gives rise to MANLHNENKIGTLHIVATPIGNLDDISERALKVLSQVDLIAAEDTRHTGKLLSHFSIKAKTFALHDHNEKQKAQQILDWLNEGKDIALVSDAGTPLISDPGYAVVNLCREAGATVTPVPGACAAIAAVSCSGLPTDKFQFVGFSPAKSQARQQFFKDAVASGITSILYESTHRIMASLEDMKIALGETQQVVFAKELTKTYETFFSGTVTELIEFLTATPEKQKGELVLMLPGEQRDEQALTPEAKKLIELLEPEMPLKKACGVAAEYLGLKKNALYKAIIAEREA
- a CDS encoding MipA/OmpV family protein, with the translated sequence MNKHLLYACTLFSAHGMSQSLNAESEMYVGVDTYEASLVVGYGGIENPLLGAEHFSSIFLPHFAYYGDRWYVDDFSLGYSLYQDKSIYIDLVATFNEDGFFFELDGVDKLFTTSLIRDIPRPNKPQPSEQTAIKRNLSYESGVAFGYAAKDWGIELTTLHDVSGVHNSFENKLIAYHIQSLYDGAFTLEIGATYKDRDLIAYYYRLKPHETVTKTQHDLPNEHAINYHIKLEYQYPINQRYHLMFSISNTWIDRDLSDTAMFDRARYVSGFTGILIKF
- a CDS encoding response regulator transcription factor, with the protein product MKQNILLIEDDKELADLISRFLDQNGFEVLKLTSIREFKATCSILRPDLIICDIMLPDGDGFKLFPLLKKHFNCPIFFLTALDSDHSQIKGLNIGADDYLIKPIHPELLLARINSTLRLKGMGNVTKVLGPLTLDTAQRQLHFNHLSLHLNDDETHLFELFIQAYPTPLSRENLFREVIGREYDGLDRAADLKVSRLRKKIRTHGLKGLDIISVRGEGYLIQIPTVPNA
- a CDS encoding DUF3019 domain-containing protein, which produces MEIEITASSTNHPQLCLEIALKKEQKACFNSNKISVTYRITLESTTTISLTSSKGVVLISKKLNVGKLATKNYRIRRRFGWGI
- a CDS encoding S8 family serine peptidase, with protein sequence MKKTAIAAAVGVALFCAGSLYALDETGEQSSNMLQAPSFNLEEIRDLQEKLHQQGQPIAARLGLNVHLNTHKRKFVTERMSGEHIYIVRLRDASVAIAANELNAQLDRTQHSAPNKLFQRGQIIPNALKAYEVQLIDKQEEVLNEISMLTGRTKLRQRFTKAINGFSMKMTEQEAMRIANLGSVASVIRSKNYDLLSDQGHKQIGADEVWSGGASSSGVKYKGEGQIIGIIDTGINSDHPSFADISGDGYDHSNPWGAGNYVGDCVEDADVIQCNDKLIGVRSYDVITDSFASMIPDWPAIGEDYQGHGSHVASTAAGNVVRDVPYMVAGIGDEQDGKVIKDGLFTEISGVAPHANIVAYQVCHSANDSGYRGCPAEALVAGIEDAISDGIDVINFSIGGADSNVWEDPVQLAFLSARKAGINVAAAAGNDGTDVCGAKECLGYLDNSSPWLAQVAATTHGRTVRVETPVEYAGFIDPTMGSEIPDWANTGIVGGSINKKALTGVVVWAKDYMDANGSMDSNGYCVNKFAPSTFNFFKDGTEIPGAAEGETNVIVICQRHDPQDPDANARTAKVENVKSGGADGFILYNKNRTQGTVPENYSLPSVHFTYDQWYGVEANKGLADWVDSSTEKGHMITINATEVGRHIDNADADWLAEFSSRGPSFDNIEILAPTLAAPGVSIYAAYSDEHPFVPEPYGMDYSMSSGTSMASPHVAGAMALIRQAHPEWSAAEVQSALVMTADNTVKYYRLNQKGGEFDKAQIYRAGAGRINVANAVKSGLVMDETVDNFFAADPFNGGTPHKLNMPNLVNFACAPECQWIRTVKATKDGTWNVSHEDVVNWAYDMRQQSAQNGVNIEILPDTFSLKAGETQTIIVKASVMDTQDWFSNSEVELHTNLVFKAQEANIPEAHWPVAFKYDRGDLPSRLNVVAHANQDIYIAKGMVFPLVDSPIAQAYRPEKADIRTVVLPKDDDRIFPWSLHRVGEVSEEDIIDEAVHTGFISVARNAKRLVVELLDVEKSQLKKSLKIGNPLIFVGKDYNSDGIIQPQDEILCVSNHSIYHNFCNINNPEEGEYWYMLYNNREEGYVGLEETFKYAVAVVGSQVSNEITASLPTSDGNNKVDMKIAWDIDMAEEDVYYSVIDVGSSAVNSSNLGSIPLDLKRSTDRVHLDVPQTRAKIGDSVPFTLEVLENNSGQDRNFTFSIDIPEGLHVDKQKVKSSRSDVNIELAEGKLVISGLQKDTRDVTPDYIVTNNISDEFCRVPDFGNSNPGGYVDLREFGLVPLLSGFDEKNQITFRKGYEIPVKALFDGSYDNLSLYNNAEAVNTGFGLITVRPNGKLDFGPGPQFFPFHDKYPYESFPYEGLSALWRGWFPGYAMDVMSLGLSQSEGITLATTATGWGIVEWDNASDYGDPIYDQGTGQYQWQKRDNSFDFEVIFNANTRFGGNQHEIYLAYDNIDFGSTDRRGSIGIQGFKGALHFRGPLEGYLGRTINFNEVDRVVKDGMVLCLDYIGPESSRFEITVWADITPASVGRELNFVANIEIDGMESVVKSHNLSVPSNITLAPLNDLETAENESISFEVHYIDEYNTANEILVAGEHFNVEVDGDTVTILPEAHFHGDTEVTVTVADIENPSDKVSTGFNLKVISDGQEPPVTIKPEPETNSSSGSFAWLLLFWPIVLFRNRAN